In Streptomyces sp. NBC_00306, a single genomic region encodes these proteins:
- a CDS encoding LysR substrate-binding domain-containing protein: MNRGKQPSLAQLRAFAAVAEHLHFRDAAASIGMSQPALSGAVSALEVALGVQLVERTTRKVLLSSAGERLAARTRAVLDAVGELMEEAEAVRAPFTGVLRLGVIPTVAPYLLPNVLRLVHDKYPALDLQVHEEQTTSLLEGLAAGRLDLLLLAVPLGVPGIEELPLFDEDFVLVTPEDHWLGGRQDIPREALRELPLLLLDEGHCLRDQALDICREAGRRDGTPVTTTAAGLSTLVQLVAGGLGVTLLPRTAVDVETGRGGLQTGWFADPAPARRIALAMRSGAARQGEFAEFAQALRDAMRSLPVRVLG, from the coding sequence ATGAACAGGGGCAAACAGCCGAGCCTCGCACAGCTGCGTGCCTTCGCGGCCGTGGCCGAGCATCTGCACTTCCGGGACGCGGCGGCATCAATCGGGATGAGTCAGCCGGCACTCTCCGGAGCCGTCTCCGCGCTGGAGGTGGCACTGGGTGTCCAGCTCGTCGAGCGCACGACCCGCAAGGTGCTGCTGTCGTCCGCCGGTGAGCGGCTCGCCGCCCGGACCCGGGCGGTGCTGGACGCGGTCGGTGAGCTGATGGAGGAGGCCGAAGCGGTACGGGCGCCGTTCACCGGAGTGCTCCGGCTCGGCGTGATCCCCACGGTCGCGCCCTATCTGCTGCCGAACGTCCTGCGCCTGGTGCACGACAAGTACCCCGCGCTGGACCTCCAGGTCCACGAGGAGCAGACCACCTCGCTGCTGGAGGGTCTGGCGGCGGGCCGGCTCGATCTGCTGCTGCTCGCGGTCCCCCTCGGCGTCCCCGGCATCGAGGAACTCCCGCTGTTCGACGAGGACTTCGTCCTCGTCACCCCGGAGGACCACTGGCTCGGAGGTCGCCAGGACATACCGCGCGAGGCGCTGCGCGAACTCCCGCTGCTTCTGCTCGACGAGGGCCACTGTCTGCGCGACCAGGCCCTCGACATCTGCAGGGAGGCCGGCCGCAGGGACGGCACACCGGTGACGACCACCGCCGCCGGGCTCTCCACCCTGGTGCAGCTGGTCGCCGGCGGACTCGGCGTGACCCTGCTGCCGCGTACGGCGGTCGACGTGGAGACCGGCCGCGGCGGTCTCCAGACGGGGTGGTTCGCCGACCCTGCCCCCGCACGCCGCATCGCCCTGGCGATGCGCTCGGGAGCGGCACGCCAGGGCGAGTTCGCGGAGTTCGCACAGGCGCTGCGGGACGCGATGCGCTCCCTGCCCGTACGGGTCCTCGGCTGA
- a CDS encoding FtsX-like permease family protein → MNRGSPWIRDLTLGLRFAVTGGRPGWTRTALTALGVGLGVAMLLFAASVPGLLQTRDDRAIARAVSLDEAQRSSSSFLFNRTSTLYRGDTVNGLVIRPDGGDAPAPAGLTELPAPGEMAISPALAELLDSPGGSLLKDRLPYKVGATIGKEGLTGRAELLYYAGSPVSLETGAEGRADHYGDASPGDPLNAVLLLIVVMICVALILPVAVFIATAVRFGGEQRDRRLAALRLVGADQAMTRRIAAGESLGGALLGLATGAALFAWLRQLAGSVTVWDVNAFPSDIVPSLWLTVLILIAVPASAIGVTLSALRRVSIEPLGVVRDAAPRRRRLWWRLLLPAVGVALLLPQSGSIGMEETGIATYQIAAGAMLVLIGITSLLPWLVEAVVGRLRGGPVAWQLAVRRLQLSSGTAARAVSGIVVAAAGAIALQMLLTAVQNDFMRPTGMDSARAQLETRVPAKNGTLARGMIDEYARTKGVVGVVGFIEAGVERPGPQRAGEDFIPTTQLTVGDCPSLKELAKISSCRDGDVFIVRTPEGEGPPDDYLAKTARAGAQVNLHPEQWSQGRTTRPAPALWRVPESARTVDSRPDPMGDLAFGIMATPSAIDVKALMSPEARTMIKLDPAVPDAAEYARNTAAAIDPLTSVNTLQNFERDSQYSSVRTGLFVGATATMLLIAASMLVSTLEQLRDRKRLLSVLVAFGTRRATLSWSVLWQTAVPIVLGLTLATGGGVGLGLVLLRMVDKQVEDWWAFLPVNAVGAALILLVTLLSLPVLWRLMRPDGLRTE, encoded by the coding sequence ATGAACCGCGGCTCCCCCTGGATACGGGACCTGACGCTGGGTCTCCGGTTCGCCGTCACCGGCGGGCGGCCCGGCTGGACCCGAACCGCCCTCACCGCACTGGGCGTCGGACTCGGCGTCGCCATGCTGCTGTTCGCCGCGTCCGTGCCGGGCCTTCTGCAGACGCGTGACGACCGCGCGATCGCCCGCGCGGTGAGCCTCGACGAGGCGCAGCGGTCGAGCAGCTCCTTCCTCTTCAACCGGACCAGCACGCTGTACCGCGGTGACACCGTCAACGGCCTCGTGATCCGTCCCGACGGCGGCGACGCCCCCGCACCTGCGGGCCTCACGGAACTCCCCGCTCCCGGCGAGATGGCCATCTCCCCCGCGCTGGCCGAACTGCTCGACTCCCCGGGCGGCTCCCTGCTGAAGGACCGCTTGCCGTACAAGGTCGGAGCGACCATCGGCAAGGAAGGGCTGACCGGGCGGGCCGAGCTCCTCTACTACGCCGGCAGTCCCGTCAGCCTGGAGACCGGCGCGGAGGGCCGGGCGGACCACTACGGCGACGCGAGCCCCGGCGATCCGCTGAACGCGGTGCTGCTGCTGATCGTCGTGATGATCTGCGTCGCCCTGATCCTGCCCGTCGCCGTGTTCATCGCCACCGCCGTGCGCTTCGGCGGCGAGCAGCGTGACCGCCGGCTGGCCGCTCTGCGCCTGGTCGGTGCGGACCAGGCCATGACCCGGCGCATCGCGGCGGGCGAGTCCCTGGGCGGAGCTCTGCTGGGTCTCGCCACCGGCGCCGCGCTCTTCGCATGGCTGCGGCAGCTCGCCGGTTCGGTGACCGTCTGGGACGTCAACGCCTTTCCCTCCGACATCGTCCCGAGCCTCTGGCTGACCGTACTGATCCTCATCGCGGTGCCCGCCTCCGCGATCGGTGTCACCCTCTCCGCGCTGCGCCGTGTGTCCATCGAGCCGCTCGGCGTCGTCCGCGACGCGGCTCCGCGGCGGCGCCGGCTGTGGTGGCGTCTGCTGCTCCCGGCCGTCGGTGTCGCGCTGCTGCTGCCCCAGTCGGGGAGCATCGGCATGGAGGAGACCGGCATCGCCACGTACCAGATCGCCGCCGGCGCCATGCTGGTGCTGATCGGCATCACCTCGCTGCTCCCGTGGCTGGTGGAGGCGGTCGTCGGCCGGCTCCGGGGCGGACCGGTGGCCTGGCAACTTGCCGTACGCAGGCTCCAGTTGAGCAGCGGCACGGCGGCCCGGGCGGTGAGCGGCATCGTGGTCGCGGCGGCGGGTGCGATCGCGCTCCAGATGCTGCTGACCGCCGTGCAGAACGACTTCATGCGACCGACCGGGATGGACTCGGCCCGCGCACAGCTGGAGACGAGGGTGCCGGCCAAGAACGGCACCCTGGCCCGCGGCATGATCGACGAGTACGCGCGGACCAAGGGCGTCGTCGGTGTGGTCGGGTTCATCGAGGCGGGCGTCGAGCGGCCGGGGCCGCAGCGTGCGGGTGAGGACTTCATCCCCACCACCCAGCTGACCGTCGGCGACTGCCCCTCCCTGAAGGAACTGGCGAAGATCTCCTCGTGCCGGGACGGCGATGTCTTCATCGTTCGAACGCCCGAGGGTGAGGGACCGCCCGACGACTACCTCGCCAAGACCGCTCGGGCGGGCGCCCAGGTCAACCTCCATCCGGAGCAGTGGAGCCAGGGGAGGACCACACGCCCCGCGCCCGCCCTGTGGCGGGTACCGGAATCGGCCCGCACGGTGGATTCGCGCCCCGATCCGATGGGGGACCTGGCCTTCGGCATCATGGCCACACCGTCGGCGATCGACGTCAAGGCGCTGATGTCTCCCGAGGCCAGGACGATGATCAAGCTCGATCCGGCGGTGCCGGACGCGGCCGAGTACGCCCGCAACACGGCCGCCGCCATCGACCCGCTGACGTCCGTCAACACGCTGCAGAACTTCGAGCGCGACAGTCAGTACTCCAGCGTCCGCACCGGGCTGTTCGTCGGAGCGACCGCCACGATGCTGCTGATCGCCGCGTCCATGCTCGTCTCCACGCTGGAGCAACTGCGCGACCGCAAGCGGCTGCTGTCGGTGCTGGTCGCCTTCGGCACCCGGCGCGCCACACTGAGCTGGTCGGTGCTGTGGCAGACGGCCGTGCCGATCGTGCTGGGCCTGACCCTGGCGACCGGCGGCGGGGTGGGCCTCGGTCTGGTGCTGCTGAGGATGGTGGACAAGCAGGTCGAGGACTGGTGGGCGTTCCTGCCGGTCAACGCCGTCGGCGCCGCGTTGATCCTGCTGGTGACGCTTCTCAGCCTGCCCGTGCTGTGGCGCCTGATGCGCCCCGACGGGCTGCGTACGGAGTAG
- a CDS encoding ABC transporter ATP-binding protein — protein MTPAGSLLVADDLHKAYGSTPALAGASFSIHPGEVVAVMGPSGSGKSTLLHCLAGIVPPDSGSIRYGGRDLTAMSDAQRSTLRRTEFGFVFQFGQLVPELTCLENVALPLRLSGTRRKAAERTAAEWMERLEIADVSGARPGEVSGGQGQRVAVARALVTSPRVLFADEPTGALDSLNGERVMQLLTDAARESSTAVVLVTHEARVAAYSDREVVVRDGRVRDMAGV, from the coding sequence ATGACCCCGGCCGGCTCCCTGCTCGTGGCCGATGACCTGCACAAGGCGTACGGCTCGACCCCGGCCCTCGCCGGGGCCTCGTTCTCCATCCACCCCGGTGAGGTCGTCGCCGTGATGGGCCCCTCCGGCTCCGGCAAGTCGACGCTGCTGCACTGTCTGGCCGGGATCGTTCCGCCCGACTCGGGCTCCATCCGCTACGGCGGGCGCGACCTCACCGCGATGTCGGACGCGCAGCGCAGCACACTGCGGCGTACCGAGTTCGGCTTCGTGTTCCAGTTCGGCCAGCTCGTACCGGAGTTGACCTGCCTGGAGAACGTGGCCCTGCCCCTGCGGCTCAGCGGCACGCGGCGCAAGGCCGCGGAGCGCACCGCCGCGGAGTGGATGGAGCGCCTGGAGATCGCCGACGTGAGCGGCGCGCGGCCCGGCGAGGTGTCGGGCGGTCAGGGCCAGCGGGTCGCCGTGGCCCGTGCCCTGGTCACATCGCCACGCGTGCTGTTCGCCGACGAGCCGACCGGCGCGCTGGACTCGCTGAACGGCGAGCGGGTGATGCAGCTGCTGACCGACGCGGCCCGCGAGTCGAGCACCGCGGTCGTCCTCGTCACCCACGAGGCCCGGGTCGCCGCCTACTCCGACCGCGAGGTCGTCGTCCGCGACGGCAGGGTCCGCGACATGGCGGGCGTCTGA
- a CDS encoding PadR family transcriptional regulator, with translation MSIGHTLLGLLESGPRHGYDLKRAFDEKFGHDRPLHYGQVYSTMSRLLKNGLVEVDGVEAGGGPERKRYAITDAGITDVSQWLAEPEKPEPYLQSTLYTKVVLALLTGRSAADLLDRQRAEHLRLMRVLTDRKRRGDLADQLICDHALFHLEADLRWLELTAARLGQLAKEVGA, from the coding sequence ATGTCCATCGGTCACACCCTCCTCGGACTCCTCGAGTCCGGCCCGCGCCACGGCTACGACCTCAAGCGCGCCTTCGACGAGAAGTTCGGCCACGACAGGCCCCTGCACTACGGGCAGGTCTACTCGACCATGTCCCGGCTCCTGAAGAACGGACTCGTCGAGGTCGACGGGGTCGAGGCGGGCGGCGGGCCCGAGCGCAAGCGCTACGCCATCACCGACGCCGGGATCACCGACGTCTCGCAGTGGCTCGCCGAGCCGGAGAAGCCGGAGCCGTATCTCCAGTCGACCCTGTACACCAAGGTCGTCCTCGCCCTGCTCACCGGCCGCAGCGCGGCCGATCTGCTCGACAGGCAGCGCGCCGAGCATCTGCGGCTGATGCGTGTCCTCACCGACCGCAAGCGCCGCGGCGACCTCGCCGACCAGCTCATCTGCGATCACGCCCTCTTCCACCTCGAAGCCGATCTGCGCTGGCTCGAACTGACCGCCGCCCGGCTCGGGCAGCTCGCGAAGGAGGTCGGCGCATGA
- a CDS encoding SPFH domain-containing protein — translation MSAAGSTTPDDVPEMPAPQVREVPAHSIGGGLALLLGLLGLAAGVVLVIAGSASGSTALKVALITIGVVVAIAAFFAMCGLNMVAPGEARVVQLFGRYRGTIRTDGLRWVNPLTSRSKISTRVRNHETAVLKVNDAYGNPIELAAVVVWKVEDTAQAMFEVDDFLEFVSTQTEAAVRHIAIEYPYDAHDEEDLSLRGNAEEITEKLAVELRARVDAAGVHIIESRFTHLAYAPEIASAMLQRQQAGAVVAARRQIVDGAVGMVEAALARLTEQEIVELDQERKAAMVSNLMVVLCGDRSVQPVLNTGTLYQ, via the coding sequence ATGTCTGCCGCCGGATCGACAACACCCGACGACGTACCCGAGATGCCTGCTCCGCAGGTCCGGGAAGTCCCTGCTCACAGCATCGGCGGCGGTCTCGCCCTGCTCCTCGGCCTGCTCGGGCTCGCGGCCGGGGTCGTGCTCGTGATCGCCGGCTCCGCGTCCGGCTCGACCGCACTGAAGGTGGCCCTCATCACGATCGGCGTCGTCGTGGCGATCGCCGCCTTCTTCGCGATGTGCGGGCTCAACATGGTGGCGCCTGGCGAGGCGCGGGTCGTCCAGCTCTTCGGGCGCTACCGCGGCACGATCCGCACCGACGGGCTGCGCTGGGTCAATCCGCTCACCTCGCGGAGCAAGATCTCGACGCGCGTACGGAACCACGAGACCGCGGTCCTGAAGGTCAACGACGCCTACGGCAACCCCATCGAACTGGCGGCCGTGGTGGTCTGGAAGGTGGAGGACACCGCCCAGGCCATGTTCGAGGTGGACGACTTCCTGGAGTTCGTCTCCACCCAGACGGAGGCGGCCGTGCGGCACATCGCGATCGAGTACCCCTACGACGCGCACGACGAGGAGGACCTGTCGCTGCGCGGCAACGCGGAGGAGATCACCGAGAAGCTCGCGGTGGAGCTGCGCGCCCGGGTGGACGCGGCGGGTGTGCACATCATCGAGTCCCGCTTCACGCATCTCGCCTACGCGCCCGAGATCGCTTCCGCGATGCTCCAGCGCCAGCAGGCGGGTGCGGTGGTCGCCGCACGGCGGCAGATCGTGGACGGCGCGGTCGGCATGGTCGAGGCGGCGCTGGCCCGGCTGACCGAGCAGGAGATCGTGGAGCTGGACCAGGAGCGCAAGGCGGCCATGGTGTCGAATCTGATGGTGGTGCTGTGCGGCGACCGGTCGGTGCAGCCGGTCCTCAACACGGGCACGCTCTACCAGTGA
- a CDS encoding transglycosylase domain-containing protein — MGRAEARQARQRGARRGNRAGRTGIRRFFTWRKLLGTFLGFCLLVLGAFFIIYLLVPVPSANAQAEMQSNVYKYSDGKVLTRTGKINREIVPLEKIPKSVQYTFVAAENKTFFKDSGIDFKGTTRGVLNTLRGKGKQGGSTITQQYVKNYYLSQEQTVTRKLKELVISLKVDQKQDKHEILAGYINTSYYGRNAYGIQAAAQAYYGVDASKLTVSQGAYLAALLQAPNQYDWAIASDTGKKLVTQRWNYVLDNMVEEGWLESSVRQGLTFPVPKPPKAAPGLEVGQTGYLVDAAEAEMERMGISEEEIKAGGWTITLNIDRKRQQALEKAVAKQLEAKLDRKGDKADATVQAGATSVDPKTGNVLALYGGVGATEHWLSNATRRDYQPASTFKPVVLASALENGSETQDGRPIGLQTRYDGTSKRPVEGSDVAFAPENEDDKDYGQVSVQRATNSSINSVFAQMIVDVGPPEVKKTALDLGMTDGDGWPEQPAMSLGTMGASTWDMAAVYASLDAHGKKITPTIVKSAEREGREAERKVDPVGGQVISREAADTVTAAMTGVVRSGSGVNAAGDYQAAGKTGTSENNRSAWFVGYTPEIVTAVGLFGEQSDGTGQVTLTNTVNEGRANGGGVPAKIWKAYTTGALGGGSDARFDLDVDESATAEPTPTPTPTPTPSPTESETDEPDDSPTPTPTESETEPPTGDPTPTPTKSPSGPPSFTPPPDPGDGDPGDPDEPGLNLRP; from the coding sequence ATGGGTCGAGCGGAAGCGCGACAGGCCCGGCAGCGCGGAGCGCGCCGGGGGAACAGAGCCGGGCGGACGGGCATACGACGCTTCTTCACCTGGAGGAAGCTGCTGGGCACCTTCCTCGGCTTCTGCCTGCTCGTCCTGGGTGCGTTCTTCATCATCTATCTGCTCGTCCCCGTGCCCTCGGCCAACGCCCAGGCCGAGATGCAGAGCAACGTCTACAAGTACAGCGACGGCAAGGTCCTCACCCGCACCGGCAAGATCAACCGCGAGATCGTGCCGCTGGAGAAGATCCCGAAGAGCGTCCAGTACACCTTCGTCGCCGCGGAGAACAAGACGTTCTTCAAGGACTCCGGCATCGACTTCAAGGGCACCACCCGCGGTGTGCTCAACACCCTCCGGGGCAAGGGCAAGCAGGGTGGCTCGACCATCACGCAGCAGTACGTCAAGAACTACTACCTGAGCCAGGAACAGACGGTCACCCGCAAGCTCAAGGAGCTGGTGATCTCCCTCAAGGTGGACCAGAAGCAGGACAAGCACGAGATCCTCGCCGGGTACATCAACACCAGCTACTACGGCCGCAACGCCTACGGCATCCAGGCCGCCGCCCAGGCCTACTACGGTGTCGACGCCTCGAAACTGACCGTCAGCCAGGGCGCGTACCTCGCCGCCCTGCTCCAGGCCCCGAACCAGTACGACTGGGCGATCGCGTCGGACACCGGCAAGAAGCTGGTCACCCAGCGCTGGAACTACGTGCTGGACAACATGGTCGAGGAGGGCTGGCTGGAGAGCTCGGTCCGCCAGGGCCTGACGTTCCCCGTGCCCAAGCCCCCCAAGGCCGCTCCCGGCCTGGAGGTGGGCCAGACCGGGTACCTCGTCGACGCCGCCGAGGCCGAGATGGAGCGCATGGGCATCTCCGAGGAGGAGATCAAGGCCGGCGGCTGGACGATCACGCTCAACATCGACCGCAAGCGCCAGCAGGCCCTGGAGAAGGCCGTCGCCAAGCAGCTGGAGGCCAAGCTCGACCGCAAGGGCGACAAGGCCGACGCCACCGTCCAGGCGGGCGCCACCTCCGTCGACCCGAAGACCGGCAACGTCCTCGCGCTCTACGGCGGCGTCGGTGCCACCGAGCACTGGCTCTCCAACGCCACGCGCCGCGACTACCAGCCGGCGTCGACCTTCAAGCCCGTCGTCCTCGCCTCGGCCCTGGAGAACGGTTCCGAGACCCAGGACGGCCGCCCGATCGGCCTCCAGACCCGGTACGACGGCACCAGCAAGCGCCCGGTCGAGGGCAGCGACGTCGCCTTCGCGCCGGAGAACGAGGACGACAAGGACTACGGCCAGGTCAGCGTCCAGCGCGCCACCAACAGCTCGATCAACTCCGTCTTCGCGCAGATGATCGTCGACGTCGGCCCGCCCGAGGTGAAGAAGACCGCGCTCGACCTCGGTATGACGGACGGCGACGGCTGGCCCGAGCAGCCGGCGATGTCGCTCGGCACGATGGGCGCCTCCACCTGGGACATGGCCGCGGTCTACGCGAGTCTGGACGCTCACGGCAAGAAGATCACGCCGACGATCGTGAAGTCGGCCGAGCGCGAGGGCCGCGAGGCCGAGCGCAAGGTCGATCCGGTCGGCGGCCAGGTCATCAGCCGGGAGGCCGCGGACACCGTCACCGCCGCCATGACGGGCGTCGTCCGCAGCGGTTCGGGTGTGAACGCGGCCGGCGACTACCAGGCGGCCGGCAAGACGGGCACCTCGGAGAACAACCGCTCGGCGTGGTTCGTGGGCTACACCCCCGAGATCGTCACCGCCGTCGGCCTGTTCGGCGAGCAGTCCGACGGCACCGGCCAGGTCACCCTGACCAACACCGTCAACGAGGGACGCGCCAACGGCGGTGGAGTCCCGGCCAAGATCTGGAAGGCGTACACGACCGGTGCGCTCGGCGGCGGTTCGGACGCGCGGTTCGACCTCGACGTCGACGAGTCCGCGACGGCCGAGCCCACCCCCACACCGACGCCCACGCCGACCCCCTCGCCCACGGAGTCCGAGACGGACGAGCCCGACGACTCGCCGACCCCGACCCCGACGGAGTCGGAGACCGAGCCGCCGACGGGGGACCCGACCCCGACGCCGACCAAGTCGCCGTCCGGTCCGCCGAGCTTCACCCCGCCGCCCGACCCGGGTGACGGCGATCCGGGCGACCCGGACGAGCCGGGCCTCAACCTCAGGCCCTGA
- a CDS encoding catalase codes for MNGRTLVTESSPATPYTTNNVGIPVESDEHSLTVGADGPILLQDHYLIEKMAQFNRERVPERVVHAKGSGAYGFFEVTNDVSQFTRADMFQPGKRTEMLARFSTVAGEQGSPDTWRDPRGFALKFYTEHGNYDLVGNNTPVFFVRDTIKFQDFIRSQKRHPVTGLRNNDMQWDFWTLSPESAHQVTWLMGDRGVPKTYRHMNGYGSHTFMWINAGGERFWVKYHFKTDQGIDYLTQAEADELAGSDADKHRRDLYESIKSGDAPSWTLKVQVMPFDDAPDYRFNPFDLTKVWPHGDYPLIDVGRMTLNKNPDDYFIHIEQAAFEPSNMVPGIGPSPDKMLLGRLFSYPDTHRYRIGPNYAQLPPNRPHSGVNSYAKDGPMRYVPSNAAMPYAPNSYGGPAADYQRFGDPAGWATAGEMVREAYKPHREDDDFGQAGTMVREVLDDAARERLASNVSGHLLGGVTKPVQQRALQYWRNIDKNLGDRIANQVNGG; via the coding sequence ATGAATGGGAGGACGCTCGTGACCGAGTCATCCCCCGCGACTCCGTACACGACCAACAACGTCGGCATCCCCGTGGAGAGCGACGAGCATTCGCTCACCGTCGGGGCCGACGGCCCGATCCTGCTCCAGGACCACTACCTCATCGAGAAAATGGCCCAGTTCAACCGTGAACGGGTGCCGGAGCGAGTGGTCCATGCGAAGGGATCGGGGGCGTACGGCTTCTTCGAAGTCACCAATGACGTCAGCCAGTTCACCAGGGCGGACATGTTCCAGCCGGGCAAGCGCACCGAGATGCTGGCCCGCTTCTCGACCGTCGCCGGTGAACAGGGCTCGCCCGACACCTGGCGCGACCCCCGCGGCTTCGCGCTGAAGTTCTACACCGAGCACGGCAACTACGACCTGGTCGGCAACAACACGCCGGTCTTCTTCGTACGGGACACGATCAAGTTCCAGGACTTCATCCGGTCCCAGAAGCGCCACCCGGTCACCGGGCTGCGCAACAACGACATGCAGTGGGACTTCTGGACCCTCTCCCCCGAGTCGGCACACCAGGTGACCTGGCTGATGGGCGACCGGGGCGTACCCAAGACCTACCGGCACATGAACGGCTACGGCTCGCACACCTTCATGTGGATCAACGCCGGTGGCGAGCGGTTCTGGGTGAAGTACCACTTCAAGACCGACCAGGGCATCGACTATCTGACCCAGGCCGAGGCCGACGAGCTGGCCGGGTCGGACGCGGACAAGCACCGCCGCGATCTGTACGAGTCGATCAAGTCGGGCGACGCGCCGTCGTGGACCCTGAAGGTGCAGGTCATGCCCTTCGACGACGCGCCCGACTACCGCTTCAACCCCTTCGACCTGACCAAGGTGTGGCCGCACGGCGACTACCCCCTGATCGACGTCGGACGGATGACGCTGAACAAGAACCCCGACGACTACTTCATCCACATCGAGCAGGCTGCGTTCGAGCCGTCCAACATGGTGCCGGGCATCGGTCCGTCGCCGGACAAGATGCTGCTCGGCCGGCTGTTCTCCTACCCGGACACGCACCGGTACCGGATCGGCCCGAACTACGCGCAGCTGCCGCCCAACCGTCCGCACTCCGGCGTGAACTCCTACGCCAAGGACGGGCCGATGCGGTACGTGCCGTCGAACGCGGCCATGCCGTACGCGCCGAACTCGTACGGCGGTCCCGCGGCCGACTACCAGCGCTTCGGCGACCCCGCCGGGTGGGCCACCGCGGGCGAGATGGTGCGCGAGGCGTACAAGCCGCACCGTGAGGACGACGACTTCGGCCAGGCGGGCACGATGGTCCGTGAAGTGCTCGACGACGCGGCCCGCGAGCGGCTGGCGTCGAACGTCAGCGGCCATCTCCTCGGCGGTGTCACCAAGCCGGTCCAGCAGCGGGCGCTGCAGTACTGGCGCAACATCGACAAGAATCTCGGCGACCGCATCGCCAACCAGGTGAACGGCGGCTGA